A single genomic interval of Spirosoma linguale DSM 74 harbors:
- a CDS encoding protein of unknown function DUF214 (PFAM: protein of unknown function DUF214~KEGG: cps:CPS_4700 ABC transporter, permease protein), whose product MLRNYVKIATRNLVRNRVYSAINMGGLALGMACCLLIALYVYDELSYDRFNANFAHIYRVTERQTQPEGIFDVAVTPGPLAPALEKDFPEVQRTTRIGQWHGLLTKGRQALEAEQFLIVDPSFFSLFSYPLIMGDTNTIFRGPNELIFSEATAERFFGADWRQKNLVGQSITLNKDQTFTLVGVAKNPPTQSHIQFDVLMPFKWLERNDEWSMKWSSNSYHTYLQLRPDVAGKAIDPTAFANKLRGQLKEYHSGNETPLLLQPLSDIYLYSKFAFGTDYGKRSDITYIRIFVAVGLIVLLIAVINFINLATARASQRAKEVGVRKSVGAQRSSLVTQFLSEALLMTTLAMSVSLLLAELLLPLFNNLAEKSMSIPYQMPAFWLVIIGLTGVVSLLTGLYPAFFLSSFRPVAVLKTGISGYFSSGQTGRSFRQSLVVGQFVLSIALAISTVVIYRQLSYLQSTKLGFDKSQLLHVRLKGDLKQNALRFKTDVSQLPGVAQASMTTSNLVDMQNSSTIEWEGQTPKDEFLITQMNVDADFIKTTGMSMAAGRNFSAQITSDTLSKLGTYLINETAAKRMGWTPTSALGKKVKFWGTDGTIIGVVKDFHFRPLHVSIEPFILRFRPKEFYFELLVKTKPGMVASTLPAITAVYKKLDPNYPISYGFVDQDLDRQYRSEQRIGQIILYFSILTILVSCLGLFGLTAFTAEQRTKEIGIRKVLGASVASIVALLSKDFLKLVLIALVIASPIAWYAMNRWLQSFAYKTSFEWWMPALAGLVAICIALLTISFQSIKAAIANPVKSLRNE is encoded by the coding sequence ATGCTTCGTAATTACGTAAAAATTGCCACCCGAAACCTTGTCAGGAACAGGGTATATTCTGCCATCAATATGGGTGGTCTGGCACTGGGCATGGCCTGCTGCCTGCTCATTGCCCTCTACGTCTATGACGAACTGAGCTACGACCGCTTCAATGCAAATTTCGCGCACATTTATCGGGTTACCGAACGGCAAACACAGCCCGAAGGTATTTTCGATGTAGCCGTTACGCCGGGACCGCTGGCCCCTGCGCTTGAGAAAGACTTCCCCGAAGTACAGCGCACCACCCGCATTGGTCAGTGGCACGGCCTATTGACCAAAGGGCGCCAGGCCCTTGAAGCCGAGCAGTTTTTGATCGTTGACCCCAGCTTTTTCAGTTTGTTCAGTTATCCGCTCATCATGGGCGATACGAACACCATCTTCCGTGGCCCTAACGAACTGATTTTCAGCGAAGCCACCGCCGAACGTTTTTTTGGAGCCGACTGGCGGCAGAAAAACCTGGTGGGTCAGTCGATCACGCTTAACAAAGACCAGACTTTCACGCTGGTTGGCGTGGCGAAGAACCCACCCACGCAATCGCACATTCAGTTTGATGTCCTGATGCCATTCAAATGGCTTGAACGCAACGACGAATGGAGCATGAAATGGAGCAGCAACAGCTACCATACCTACCTTCAGTTACGGCCGGATGTAGCCGGGAAAGCCATCGACCCAACTGCTTTTGCCAATAAACTCCGGGGGCAGCTCAAGGAGTATCATTCGGGCAACGAAACACCCCTACTGCTGCAACCTCTATCCGACATTTACCTGTACTCCAAATTCGCCTTTGGCACCGATTACGGCAAACGCAGCGACATTACCTACATCCGGATTTTCGTAGCGGTTGGCCTGATCGTGCTGCTCATTGCGGTGATCAACTTTATCAATCTGGCCACGGCGCGGGCGTCGCAGCGGGCCAAAGAAGTGGGCGTTCGGAAGAGCGTAGGCGCGCAGCGGTCGAGTCTGGTGACGCAGTTTCTGAGCGAGGCCTTATTAATGACAACCTTAGCCATGTCGGTTTCTCTGTTGCTGGCCGAACTGCTCCTGCCACTATTCAACAATCTGGCCGAAAAAAGCATGTCGATTCCCTACCAGATGCCCGCTTTTTGGCTGGTCATTATTGGCCTGACCGGCGTAGTTAGCTTACTGACCGGCCTTTATCCGGCCTTTTTCCTCTCGTCGTTCCGGCCTGTCGCGGTGCTAAAAACGGGCATTTCGGGCTACTTTTCCAGTGGTCAAACGGGACGAAGCTTCCGGCAGTCGCTAGTGGTGGGCCAGTTCGTACTCTCTATTGCACTCGCGATTAGCACGGTGGTAATATATCGGCAACTGTCTTACCTACAGAGCACTAAACTGGGATTCGACAAATCGCAACTACTGCACGTGCGACTCAAAGGTGATCTGAAACAAAACGCGCTGCGATTCAAGACCGACGTGTCGCAATTGCCGGGGGTAGCGCAGGCATCCATGACCACGAGTAATCTGGTCGACATGCAAAACAGTTCAACGATTGAATGGGAAGGCCAGACACCAAAAGACGAATTTCTGATAACACAGATGAACGTGGACGCTGATTTTATCAAGACGACCGGTATGTCGATGGCTGCGGGACGGAATTTCTCCGCGCAGATAACCAGTGATACGTTGTCTAAATTGGGCACCTATCTGATCAACGAAACGGCCGCCAAACGCATGGGCTGGACACCCACCAGTGCTCTGGGAAAGAAGGTAAAATTCTGGGGAACGGATGGCACTATCATCGGCGTGGTGAAAGACTTCCATTTTCGGCCATTGCACGTTAGCATCGAACCCTTCATTCTTCGTTTTCGGCCGAAAGAGTTCTATTTTGAGTTACTGGTAAAAACAAAGCCCGGTATGGTCGCCAGCACCCTGCCTGCTATAACGGCCGTTTACAAGAAACTAGACCCAAACTACCCAATCTCGTACGGTTTCGTCGATCAGGATCTGGACAGACAATACCGTTCCGAACAGCGTATTGGTCAGATCATTCTCTACTTTTCTATCCTGACGATTCTGGTTTCCTGCCTTGGTTTGTTTGGTCTGACCGCGTTCACCGCCGAACAGCGTACGAAGGAAATCGGCATCCGAAAAGTACTGGGAGCTTCGGTCGCCAGCATCGTAGCCCTTCTGTCTAAAGATTTCCTGAAACTGGTACTGATCGCCCTCGTCATTGCCTCACCCATCGCCTGGTATGCCATGAACCGGTGGCTGCAAAGCTTTGCCTACAAAACCAGTTTCGAGTGGTGGATGCCTGCTCTGGCCGGGTTGGTAGCGATTTGCATTGCCCTGCTCACCATCAGTTTTCAGAGTATCAAAGCCGCCATTGCGAACCCAGTGAAGAGTCTGCGAAATGAGTAA
- a CDS encoding protein of unknown function DUF214 (PFAM: protein of unknown function DUF214~KEGG: sde:Sde_0330 acetylornithine deacetylase ArgE) has translation MLRNYLKIAWRNLVSQKGYSFINITGLAVGMAVAMLIGLWVYHEYSYDKFLPNYQQLYQVRRNYNSNGDTLTFSSTSLKLADALRNEIPEIDYVAESDYIGSSHGLKVGDKKFYVNGGQIGSDFLKMFQYPLLEGEASMALKDPYSIVLTESTAKALFGNEVPMGKVVRFDNQNDLKVTGILKDLPKNSSLQFEFLVPFSYFEATASNVRLARSGSFSDNSFQIFVKLKPGVSYAQVAPKIALIEHTETNSVNAMNSVVILQPLQNWHLYSTYQNGKEAGGFIDYVRMFTLIGILVVLIACINFVNLTTARSAKRAKEVGIRKAVGSQRQQLIGQFLTESFLLTFVAFLFSLLVVQLSLPAFNALINGEVSIPYARGEFWLALLSCLLITALLAGSVPAFYLSSFQPVKVLKGIMQVGKAASWPRKALVVAQFSCSIALILSAVIVFQQIQYAKNRPTGYDVNRLMMTNMNSELGANFTILKDELLRNGIAESVSQSSSPATDIWWHSDVEKWPGKNAGETIEMGTIVVAKDYFKTVGMTLAQGRVFTSKNDTTSVIFNEAAMKQMRLAHPIGQLIEWQGKQLRIVGVMKDALVQSPFTRANPGMFLCRPESLNVLLYRISPRLSTQEALAQMTALFNKYNPSYPYSYQFADVTYAAKFNLETLVGKLAGIFACLAIFISCLGLFGLASFMAERRTKEIGVRKVLGASVLNVWGLLSKEFVYLVGIAFIIASTLAYYLLSNWLQRYEYRTEMSWWIFALTGLGSLTVTLLTVSYQSIKAALLNPVKSLKSE, from the coding sequence ATGCTACGCAATTATTTGAAAATCGCCTGGCGCAACCTCGTCAGCCAGAAAGGGTACTCATTCATCAATATTACAGGCTTGGCTGTTGGCATGGCCGTCGCCATGCTTATTGGGCTGTGGGTCTATCATGAGTATTCGTATGACAAGTTTCTCCCAAATTATCAGCAGCTATACCAGGTAAGGCGAAACTATAACAGCAATGGCGACACGCTCACGTTTTCGTCTACCTCGCTCAAGTTAGCTGACGCCTTGCGTAATGAGATACCAGAGATTGACTATGTTGCCGAAAGCGATTACATAGGCTCTTCTCATGGACTCAAGGTTGGTGACAAAAAATTCTATGTGAACGGTGGCCAAATCGGAAGCGACTTTCTGAAAATGTTTCAGTATCCGCTGCTTGAAGGAGAGGCTAGTATGGCGTTGAAAGATCCTTATTCCATTGTTCTTACCGAGTCGACGGCCAAAGCGCTATTTGGCAACGAAGTCCCAATGGGTAAAGTCGTCCGCTTTGATAATCAGAATGACTTGAAAGTGACCGGTATCTTGAAAGACCTTCCAAAAAATTCTTCGTTGCAATTCGAGTTTCTGGTTCCCTTTAGCTATTTCGAAGCTACAGCAAGCAACGTCCGACTGGCCCGCAGCGGCAGCTTTAGTGATAACTCCTTTCAAATTTTTGTCAAGCTCAAACCCGGTGTATCATACGCTCAGGTAGCTCCTAAAATTGCCCTTATTGAACACACCGAGACTAATAGTGTCAATGCCATGAATTCGGTGGTTATCCTGCAGCCGTTGCAGAACTGGCATCTGTACTCAACTTACCAGAATGGAAAAGAAGCGGGTGGGTTCATTGACTACGTCCGTATGTTTACCCTCATTGGTATCCTGGTTGTCCTCATTGCCTGCATCAACTTCGTTAACCTGACCACGGCGCGATCTGCCAAGCGAGCCAAAGAAGTGGGCATTCGAAAGGCAGTTGGGTCGCAACGACAACAGCTTATCGGCCAATTTCTAACCGAATCGTTTCTGCTCACGTTTGTGGCCTTTTTATTCTCACTACTCGTTGTACAGCTCTCCCTACCTGCGTTCAATGCGTTAATTAATGGAGAGGTATCAATTCCTTACGCCAGGGGTGAGTTTTGGCTGGCTCTGCTAAGTTGCCTGCTGATTACGGCTCTCCTGGCAGGCAGTGTACCGGCATTTTATCTTTCTTCCTTTCAACCAGTGAAGGTATTGAAAGGCATCATGCAAGTTGGCAAAGCGGCTTCATGGCCTCGTAAAGCTTTAGTGGTAGCCCAGTTTAGCTGTTCCATCGCATTGATTCTGAGCGCCGTCATCGTTTTTCAGCAAATACAATATGCTAAAAATAGACCGACAGGCTACGATGTCAACCGCTTGATGATGACTAATATGAATAGCGAGCTGGGCGCTAATTTCACCATCCTGAAAGATGAATTGCTCAGGAACGGCATTGCCGAAAGTGTATCGCAGTCATCGAGCCCGGCTACCGATATCTGGTGGCATTCCGATGTGGAGAAATGGCCGGGCAAAAACGCTGGTGAAACGATAGAAATGGGCACCATCGTGGTAGCTAAAGACTACTTTAAAACGGTAGGCATGACACTGGCACAGGGGCGGGTTTTCACGAGTAAAAACGATACAACCAGCGTTATTTTCAACGAAGCAGCCATGAAGCAAATGCGCTTGGCGCATCCTATCGGTCAGCTTATTGAATGGCAGGGTAAACAACTGCGAATCGTTGGTGTAATGAAAGACGCCCTTGTTCAATCGCCCTTCACCCGGGCAAACCCTGGCATGTTCCTTTGCAGGCCGGAGTCGCTCAACGTTCTTTTGTACCGTATTTCGCCCCGCCTGTCAACCCAGGAAGCCCTCGCCCAGATGACGGCATTGTTTAACAAATACAATCCTTCTTATCCATACAGTTATCAGTTCGCCGATGTTACCTACGCAGCCAAGTTTAACCTCGAAACACTAGTCGGCAAACTGGCGGGCATTTTTGCCTGTCTAGCCATTTTCATTTCATGCCTGGGGCTATTTGGCCTGGCTTCGTTCATGGCCGAACGGCGTACGAAGGAGATTGGCGTGCGTAAAGTGCTGGGTGCATCCGTGCTGAATGTATGGGGATTGCTCTCGAAGGAATTTGTCTATCTGGTTGGCATCGCCTTTATCATAGCGTCGACGCTAGCATATTACCTGCTTTCCAACTGGCTACAGCGGTACGAATACCGAACAGAAATGTCGTGGTGGATTTTCGCCCTAACGGGTTTGGGATCTTTGACCGTTACGTTGCTCACAGTGAGCTACCAGAGCATCAAAGCCGCCTTGCTGAATCCGGTAAAGAGTTTGAAAAGCGAATAA
- a CDS encoding protein of unknown function DUF214 (PFAM: protein of unknown function DUF214~KEGG: cps:CPS_4700 ABC transporter, permease protein): protein MLRNYLKIALRNLVKNKAYSAINIGGLAVGMAVAMLIGLWIYDELSFDKYHQNYNRIGRVMQSATFEGVFGAGSYMPLPLGNELRTDFADDFTYVVMSSWNKEHILAYGDKKFTKQGSYLSPEAPDMFTLKMLRGTRAGLKDPASIMLSASVSQALFGSDDPLGKLVKIDNRLNVKVTGVYEDLPYNTEFRDMTFIAPWDLYVSSESWVKQAQDNVEWNNNSWQILAQIAPNATFNAVNAKIKGLRVKHVPETAPYKAEVFLQPMSRWHLYTGWDKQGNLEGRIQYVWLFGIIGLFVLLLACINFMNLSTARSEKRAKEVGIRKAVGSVRSQLISQFFSESLLVAAFAFMLSLLLVILALPLFNEVADKQVGILWNSPMFWISGIGFSLFTGLVAGSYPALYLSSFQPIKVLKGTFRVGRFASVPRQVLVVVQFTVSVTLIIGTILVFRQIQYAKNRPIGYDRNGLITITMNTPELHDHYNALREELLRTGAVVDMSTSSTPATDLSSRNGGFEWEGKDPNFKVQFGTIAVTHDFGKTVGWQFKEGRDFSRAFSTDSAALVMNETAAKYMNLKAGSPVGMIVKWNGKPMRVLGVVKDMVMGSPFEPVYQTVFILDYGWANVINIKLNPAQSASESLAKIETIFRKFNPGSPFDYKFTDQQYALKFATEERIGKLASVFALLAVFISCLGIFGLASFVAEQRTKEIGVRKVLGASVFSLWSLLSKDFVLLVAIGFGIATPFAYYFLNNWLQKYEYRTDISWWIFAVTGAGALVITLLTVSYQSIKAALINPVKSLRSE from the coding sequence ATGCTACGCAACTATCTCAAAATCGCCCTCAGAAATCTTGTTAAGAACAAGGCGTATTCAGCCATTAACATTGGCGGGCTGGCCGTAGGTATGGCCGTTGCTATGCTGATCGGGTTGTGGATTTATGATGAGCTTTCCTTCGACAAATACCACCAGAACTACAACCGTATTGGCAGGGTCATGCAAAGCGCCACATTTGAAGGCGTGTTCGGCGCAGGCAGCTATATGCCCCTACCGCTAGGCAATGAATTACGCACTGACTTCGCCGACGACTTCACCTACGTCGTTATGTCGTCCTGGAATAAGGAGCATATTTTGGCTTATGGCGACAAAAAATTCACCAAACAGGGAAGTTATCTCAGTCCGGAAGCACCGGACATGTTTACCCTGAAGATGCTGCGGGGCACACGAGCGGGCCTAAAAGACCCGGCGTCCATTATGCTGTCGGCGTCCGTTTCTCAGGCCCTTTTCGGGAGTGATGACCCGCTGGGAAAACTTGTAAAGATCGACAACAGGCTGAATGTCAAGGTAACGGGTGTGTACGAAGACCTGCCTTATAATACCGAGTTCAGAGACATGACCTTTATCGCTCCCTGGGATTTATATGTATCGTCGGAGTCATGGGTAAAGCAGGCGCAGGACAACGTAGAATGGAATAATAACTCCTGGCAAATACTGGCTCAGATTGCGCCTAACGCTACGTTCAATGCCGTTAATGCCAAAATTAAAGGGCTTCGGGTGAAGCATGTTCCAGAAACGGCTCCTTACAAAGCGGAAGTATTTTTACAACCCATGAGCCGCTGGCATTTATACACCGGCTGGGATAAACAGGGGAATCTGGAAGGGCGCATTCAGTATGTCTGGCTCTTCGGTATTATTGGCCTCTTTGTACTACTACTCGCCTGCATCAACTTCATGAACCTAAGCACGGCTCGTTCCGAAAAACGCGCCAAAGAAGTGGGTATCCGGAAAGCGGTGGGGTCGGTACGCTCACAACTCATCAGTCAGTTTTTCAGTGAATCACTGCTGGTTGCTGCGTTTGCGTTTATGCTATCGCTGCTTCTGGTAATCCTTGCCCTTCCCCTGTTCAATGAAGTAGCCGACAAACAAGTAGGCATCTTGTGGAATAGCCCCATGTTCTGGATTTCGGGTATCGGATTCAGTCTGTTTACGGGCCTTGTTGCGGGTAGTTACCCGGCGCTTTACCTGTCTTCTTTTCAGCCTATAAAAGTCCTGAAAGGCACCTTTCGGGTAGGTCGTTTTGCCAGTGTTCCCCGGCAGGTGTTGGTGGTTGTCCAGTTCACGGTATCAGTTACGCTCATCATTGGGACGATTCTGGTTTTTCGCCAGATTCAGTATGCAAAAAACCGTCCTATTGGCTACGACCGCAATGGGCTAATTACCATCACGATGAACACGCCCGAGTTGCACGACCATTATAACGCCCTCCGGGAGGAATTACTTCGAACCGGTGCTGTAGTAGACATGTCTACCTCATCGACGCCCGCAACGGATTTAAGCTCACGCAATGGCGGGTTTGAGTGGGAAGGGAAAGACCCGAATTTCAAGGTACAATTCGGGACAATTGCCGTAACCCACGACTTCGGCAAAACAGTTGGCTGGCAGTTCAAAGAGGGCCGCGATTTTTCCCGGGCTTTCTCCACCGATTCAGCCGCACTCGTTATGAACGAAACGGCAGCGAAGTACATGAACCTGAAAGCCGGCTCGCCGGTGGGCATGATCGTCAAATGGAATGGCAAGCCCATGCGGGTGCTGGGTGTTGTCAAAGACATGGTGATGGGATCGCCGTTTGAACCGGTTTATCAGACGGTTTTTATACTGGATTATGGCTGGGCGAATGTCATCAACATCAAACTGAATCCAGCGCAGAGCGCGTCGGAATCGCTGGCTAAAATTGAAACCATATTTCGCAAATTCAACCCTGGCAGTCCGTTCGATTATAAATTCACCGATCAGCAATACGCGCTGAAATTTGCCACCGAAGAACGGATCGGTAAACTCGCTTCGGTCTTCGCGCTACTCGCCGTCTTTATCAGTTGCCTGGGCATATTTGGGCTGGCCTCTTTTGTAGCCGAACAGCGCACCAAAGAGATTGGTGTTCGGAAAGTGCTGGGCGCGTCGGTTTTCAGTTTATGGAGCTTACTCTCGAAAGATTTTGTACTGCTGGTCGCTATTGGCTTTGGTATCGCTACACCCTTCGCCTACTATTTCCTGAACAACTGGCTCCAGAAATATGAATACAGAACCGATATATCCTGGTGGATTTTCGCTGTAACGGGTGCAGGGGCATTGGTCATTACGTTGCTCACGGTGAGCTACCAGAGCATCAAAGCCGCGTTGATCAATCCAGTAAAAAGTTTACGGAGCGAGTAA
- a CDS encoding transcriptional regulator, PadR-like family (PFAM: transcriptional regulator PadR family protein): MRRSDLGEFEEVVLLAVAVLTPKAYSVMIAEELERETGQTISTGAVHAALQRLEQKGYLSSVLGEATAERGGRRKRIFTITALGGRVLSEVQAVRTRLWDRIEPQTILKWV, encoded by the coding sequence ATGCGACGAAGTGATTTAGGCGAGTTTGAAGAGGTTGTTCTGCTGGCTGTGGCCGTATTAACGCCTAAAGCCTATTCGGTGATGATTGCCGAAGAACTGGAACGGGAAACAGGCCAGACAATTAGCACGGGTGCTGTACATGCCGCTCTGCAACGGCTCGAACAGAAAGGCTACCTCAGTTCTGTACTGGGCGAAGCCACCGCCGAACGGGGTGGCCGCCGGAAACGCATTTTTACCATAACAGCTCTGGGTGGCCGAGTGCTCAGTGAGGTTCAGGCAGTACGTACCCGGTTGTGGGATCGTATCGAACCGCAGACGATCCTGAAGTGGGTCTAA
- a CDS encoding protein of unknown function DUF214 (PFAM: protein of unknown function DUF214~KEGG: sde:Sde_0330 acetylornithine deacetylase ArgE), translating into MLGNYLKIAFRSLSKNRGYSFINITGLAVGMTCTVLIFLAVRHETSYDLNHANGARVYRVSTENIDEHVVHSGTFTSLPDVLRNEVPEIERVVPIWREWDALLGAAGTNTQFKETAYFVDNGFFRLLDRTWIAGDPKTALTQPNTVVLTKAYAEKLFGTADAVGKTVRFANTQDLLVTGVLANHPTTTNFPLDVLVSFPTLKRIKPDYDRYAWDGFGDNFQVYALLKPGAMPQEVMGRSAAILTKYKDREAALHQRFALTALSDLHYGDNFSGRTANVTMLRTLSVIGLFVLLIACFNFINLATAQAFKRAKEVGIRKAVGSNRRSLMYQFLTEAGLITGLAVLLVILLTWLTLPTVSNTLGLPLSAADLLTLPTGLFMLLLACLTTLLAGTYPAYRLSNMAPIWALANNVLTPKRQWFTVRQGLVVVQFTVSLILISCALLINQQLTLFRNADLGFNKAGIVVVGLPNNRPDKLQALRNQLATSAQIKDISFSFNSASAESNWMQGMQYRRGVAVTPIKTQLKMGDSHYLDTYGIQLLAGEKLRDSDTTAGAFKVIANEVFVSRMGFSQPNEAIGQRVYYGDGKEFATIVGVTRNFNVNSLHQQIDPTLIQVVPNNFYQAGIKLQTESPTIEAMQIVLAQIETAWKTTYPDQLFDYSFLDDTLAKAYKAETRTAQLIETATLLAILIACLGLYGLATFTAEQRTKEIGVRKVLGATTMSVVALLSKDFLKLVLIAIVLALPVAWYAMSQWLQHFAFHITIQWWVFALTGLLMVLLTLLTVSFQSVKAALMNPVKSLRSE; encoded by the coding sequence ATGCTAGGGAACTACCTTAAAATCGCATTCAGAAGCCTGTCTAAAAACAGAGGCTATTCGTTCATCAACATTACCGGGTTGGCCGTGGGGATGACCTGTACTGTCTTGATTTTTCTGGCTGTCAGACACGAAACGTCCTACGATCTGAACCACGCTAACGGCGCTCGGGTGTATCGGGTCAGTACCGAAAATATAGATGAGCATGTGGTTCATTCAGGAACGTTCACGTCGCTGCCCGATGTGCTGCGCAATGAAGTGCCCGAGATCGAAAGGGTGGTGCCAATCTGGCGGGAGTGGGACGCACTGCTGGGTGCAGCCGGCACCAATACGCAGTTCAAGGAAACAGCCTATTTTGTCGACAACGGCTTTTTTCGCTTGTTAGACCGTACATGGATTGCCGGAGACCCCAAAACGGCCCTGACGCAGCCCAACACGGTGGTTCTAACCAAGGCCTACGCAGAGAAACTGTTCGGTACGGCCGACGCGGTGGGGAAAACCGTTCGCTTTGCCAACACACAGGACCTGCTCGTCACGGGTGTACTGGCCAACCACCCCACAACGACTAACTTCCCGCTTGATGTGCTGGTTTCGTTCCCTACCCTGAAAAGGATTAAGCCCGATTATGACCGATATGCCTGGGATGGATTTGGCGACAATTTTCAGGTATATGCCCTTTTGAAACCGGGTGCTATGCCACAGGAGGTTATGGGTCGGTCGGCGGCTATCCTCACCAAATACAAAGACAGGGAGGCCGCGCTGCATCAGCGGTTCGCCCTTACGGCATTGTCCGATCTGCACTACGGTGATAACTTCAGCGGCCGTACCGCAAACGTCACCATGCTTCGGACGCTGTCGGTAATTGGTTTGTTTGTCTTGCTGATCGCCTGCTTTAACTTCATCAATCTGGCTACAGCGCAGGCGTTTAAACGGGCCAAAGAGGTGGGCATCCGCAAGGCTGTGGGCAGCAACCGCCGGTCGCTGATGTACCAGTTTCTAACCGAAGCCGGGCTGATTACCGGGCTGGCTGTGCTGCTGGTCATCCTGCTAACCTGGCTGACGCTGCCGACCGTGTCCAATACGCTGGGTTTGCCGCTTTCTGCTGCTGATCTGCTCACCTTGCCAACGGGCCTGTTTATGCTCTTACTGGCGTGTCTCACCACCCTGCTCGCAGGAACGTACCCCGCCTACCGGCTATCGAACATGGCCCCGATCTGGGCGTTGGCCAACAACGTGCTGACCCCAAAACGGCAATGGTTTACGGTACGGCAGGGCCTGGTCGTGGTTCAGTTTACGGTATCGCTCATCCTGATCAGCTGCGCCCTGCTCATCAACCAGCAGCTTACCCTCTTCCGGAATGCGGATCTGGGCTTCAATAAAGCGGGCATTGTCGTGGTAGGCCTACCCAACAACCGGCCCGACAAGTTACAGGCACTTCGGAATCAGCTGGCAACCTCAGCACAGATTAAAGACATCAGTTTCTCGTTCAACAGTGCCTCAGCCGAAAGTAACTGGATGCAGGGCATGCAATACCGCCGGGGCGTAGCAGTTACCCCTATTAAAACGCAGCTTAAAATGGGCGATTCGCATTACCTCGATACCTATGGCATTCAGTTGCTGGCGGGCGAGAAACTCCGTGACAGCGATACCACGGCTGGGGCGTTTAAAGTGATTGCCAACGAAGTTTTCGTGAGCCGTATGGGTTTCAGCCAACCAAACGAAGCCATCGGGCAACGTGTATATTACGGCGATGGGAAGGAGTTTGCCACCATTGTTGGTGTTACCAGAAACTTCAACGTCAACTCGTTGCACCAGCAGATCGACCCGACTCTGATTCAGGTAGTGCCTAATAACTTTTACCAGGCTGGTATCAAGCTACAAACCGAATCGCCCACCATTGAAGCCATGCAAATTGTGTTGGCCCAGATTGAAACGGCCTGGAAAACCACGTACCCCGATCAGCTTTTCGATTACAGTTTTCTGGACGATACGCTGGCGAAGGCATATAAAGCCGAAACCCGCACAGCTCAACTCATTGAAACGGCTACGCTACTGGCAATCCTGATCGCCTGCCTGGGATTGTATGGATTAGCCACCTTTACGGCCGAACAGCGAACCAAAGAAATCGGCGTGCGCAAAGTGTTGGGTGCAACCACAATGAGTGTCGTGGCCCTGCTCTCTAAAGATTTCCTGAAGCTGGTACTGATCGCCATCGTGCTGGCGCTTCCCGTTGCCTGGTACGCAATGAGTCAGTGGCTCCAGCATTTTGCCTTCCACATCACCATTCAGTGGTGGGTGTTTGCCCTTACTGGGCTACTAATGGTCCTGCTGACCCTGCTTACGGTCAGTTTCCAGAGCGTGAAAGCCGCGCTGATGAACCCCGTCAAGAGCTTACGAAGCGAGTAA